ATCCCAGCTTTCGCTGGGATGACGGGATGTTGCAACCGCATGCGCGCTTTTCGCGGGATTAGGCGCTCTTGAGTGCCAGCAGCGTGCGCCCGGCCACGTCCGTGATCAGCTTGGCCCAGCGCGCCTGCTCCGCCTCGGTCCGGATGAGGTCGTTGCGGATCTCGATCGCGAGATATGGCCGCCCGTGCGCCTCGGCATGGCGGTTCATCGTCGCGTTCAGCTCCTTGCCGGAATAGGGCTCGTTATCGCCGACCGTCAGGCCTTCCTCGCCGAACATGCGCATGGCGTGGCGCGCGGCGCTGTCATCCTGGTTATACAGCAACCCGACTTCCCACGGCCTGTCAGTTCCCGCATCGCTTTCAAGACGCGGCGTAAAGCTATGGATCGAAAGGATAAGCCCTGGCTGCGCAGCGTCCAGCCATTTGCCCAGCGCATCATGGTACGGCCGGTGGAAGCGGCTCAGGCGTGCTTCGCGGTCCGCACCGATATTGCCTGCGATAAAATGGCCATCGCTGCTGCCGGGGATGACGCCGGCCGCATCCTCTTCGCGGTGGAGGTCCACCACTAGCCGGCTGAGGCAGGCCATGTGTGCGGCGATGTCATGCCGGCGCGCGAGACGATCGACAACGCCGCCCGCCCCGATGTCGTAAGCGATGTGCGTATCGAGCAGCGCCCGATCGACGCCAAGTTCGATATCGGCGGGGACGACGTTGCTGGCATGGTCGCACACGGCCACGATGCCGCCCGGCCGCGGCTCCCCCACCTGGCGGAAGAGTTCGTCGCTCATCTCAATCGTCCTTGCATCTGCCACCAACCGGGCTGGCTGGAAGCGAGGGAATCTGCGGCTTCGCGCATGACGTCATGACTTCGATACGTCGCAAAACAGGTGGCGCCGGACCCGCTCATGCGCGCGATCTCCGCCCCTGTCTTGCGCAACTCCGCCAGCACCGTGCCGATTTCGGGTACCAGACCAATGGCCGGGGCCTCCAGGTCGTTCCTGCCAAGCTGTGCGACGGCGGACACCGGACCTTCCGGCAGGGCCCCGCGATCCGTGCCGTCCCAGGCCGCGAACACGGGCCCTGTGGAAAGGGGAATGCCCGGGTTTACGAGGAGCACGGGCGTGCCGGCCATGTCGCTCTCGATAGGTTCCAGCTCCGTGCCCGTGCCGCGCCCGATACAGGTGACGCTCTCGACACAGGCGGGAACGTCCGCACCCAGCTTGGCCGCGCGCTGCTGCCAGTCGTCCGGCAAGCCGTGTAGTTCGCGCACGATGCGGAACACAGCGCCCGCATCCGCCGACCCGCCACCGAGGCCTGCAGCGACCGGCAGGCTCTTCTCCAGCTCGATCCGCAGCCCCTGCGCCCGTGGTAGAGCAGTGAGCGCCTTCGAGACAAGATTTCCAAACGGATCAGTGATTTGCGGAGCGAATTCGCCGTGCATTGTCACTTCGTCCCGTTGTGCAGGACCGGCGCTCAGCACATCCCCGCCATCCACGAAAGCGAACACGGTCTCCAGCTCGTGATAGCCGTCAGCCCGCCTGCGCCGCACGTGCAGCGCCAGGTTGATCTTGGCGTAAGCTGTCTCTCGCATCAGGTCCCCCCGTTCGGGGACGGATCACATGTTCGGATAGTTCGGGCCACCGCCGCCCTCGGGCGTTGTCCATTCGATGTTCTGGTTCGGATCCTTGATGTCGCAGGTCTTGCAGTGGACGCAGTTCTGGCTGTTGATCACGAACTTCGGCTCTGCCTCACCCTCGGTCACCCATTCATAGACACCGGCCGGGCAATAACGGGTCGAAGGACCGGCAAAGACGTCCAGCTCGCTGCTGCGCTGAAGCTCCAGATCCTTGACTTTCAAGTGGTTGGGCTGGTCTTCTGCGTGATTGGTATAAGAATAGGATACGCTGGTCAGCCGGTCGAAGCTGATCTCGCCATCCGGCTTGGGATAGGCGATGGGCGTGTGCAGGTCGGCGCGCTGCAATTCCTCGTAATCGCGGTGGTGCTTCATCTTGATCGGCAGGCCGATCTTGATGGTCCGCATCCACATGTCCGCGCCCGCCAGGATCGTGCCGATATCGCCGCCATATTTGGCGACGAGCGGCTGCGCGTTCTGCACCTTCTTGAGTTCGGTCGCGATCCAGCTTTCGCGCAGGTTCGCATCGTAATCGGCCAGCTCGGTCTTCTCATGGCCACCGGCGATAGCCGCAGCTGCGGCCTCTGCGGCCAGCATCCCGCTCTTCATTGCGGTGTGGCTGCCCTTGATGCGCGGCACGTTTACGAAGCCCGCAGCGCAGCCGATCAGCGCGCCGCCCGGGAATGCGAGCTTGGGCACGCTTTGCCAGCCGCCTTCGTTGATCGCGCGCGCGCCGTAAGCCACGCGCTTCCCGCCCTCGAGATATTCGCGGATGGCCGGGTGCTGTTTCCAGCGCTGGAATTCCTGGAAGGGCGAAACGTAGGGGTTCTTGTAATCGAGCGCGGTCACGAAGCCCAAGGCCACCTGGCCATTGGCCTGGTGGTAGAGGAAGCCCCCGCCCCAGGTATCGCTTTCCGAAAGCGGCCAGCCCTGCGTGTGGATCACGCGGCCAGGCTCATGCTTGTCGGGATCGATGTCCCACAATTCCTTGACGCCCAGACCGTAAACCTGCGGTTCGCAATCTGCCTCGAGGTCGAACTGCGCCTTCATCTTCTTGGTGAGGTTGCCGCGGGCCCCCTCTGCGAAGAAGGTGTACTTGGCCTGGATTTCCATGCCGGGCTGGTAATCCGACTTCTGGCTGCCATCGGCTGCGATGCCCATGTCCTGCGTCACGACACCGGCGACGGCGCCGCTTTCATCGAACATCACTTCGGATGCGGGGAAGCCGGGGAAGACCATCACGCCCATCCCCTCGGCCTGTTCCGCCATCCAGCGGCACAGATTGCCGAGCGAACCGGTGTAGCAACCCTTGTTGCTCATGAGCGGAGGCATGGCGAGGTGCGGAAGGCTGGTCTTGCCGTTTTTCGACATTGCCCAGTGCCAGTTGTCGGTAACGGGCGTTTCAGCCATCGGGCAGTCCATGCTGCGCCATTCCGGAAGCAGCTCGTCCAGGGCCTTTGGATCGACCACGGCGCCGGAAAGGATGTGCGCCCCGATCTCGGAGCCCTTTTCCAGCACTACGACTTCAAGGTTCTCGTCGACCTGCTTCAGCCGGATCGCAGCCGCGAGGCCGGCCACGCCGCCACCCACGATCACCACGTCACACGGCATTGATTCCCGTTCGCTCACGCCATTTTATCCCGTTTTGCGTTCGTCATGCCCGAAGGCACTTGATGCAGGGCGTGTGGCAGGTCAAGACCCGCAAGACCTCCGATGGACCAACAGACCGCCTCCTTCTCCCGCCAGGACCTTGCTGCCGCCATGGATTGGTGGCGCGAAGCAGGCGTGGATCACGGCTTTGCGGAGGAGGCGCAGGTGATGCTCGGCGCAGAGACCTCGCCCCTCCAGGAAAGGCCGAAGGCAGAGCAGCGCAATGCCAGTCCACCGCCCGCTGAGGCGGCCGCCCCCCCTGCACCCGAATTGCAGCTGGGCGGCGATCCGGCAGCCTGGCCCAAGGACCTCGAAGCATTCCGCCAGTGGTGGCTGGAGGAGCCATCGCTGGACAATGGCGGGACGCATCCCCGAATCCCCGGACACGGACCGCAGGGCGCGGAGACGATGATCATCGTCCCCATGCCGGAAGCTGCGGATAAGCAGTCGCTGCTGTCCGGCCCGGAAGGGGCCTTTCTCGGCTCGGTCATGGCAGCCATGGGGCTGGAGGCCGGCAAGACCTGCATCGCCAGCGCCATGCCCCGCCACACGCCGCATGCGGACCTGGCCACATCGGGCCTGGGACCAGTCCTTCGCCATCACATCGCGCTCGCCAAACCGGCGCGCATCATTGCCTTTGGACGGGGCCTGGCGCCGCTGATGGAAGGCACCGAATTACCGACCCTCACGACCTATACCCTTGCCGCCCTTCACCAGAGGCCCGCCTTCCGCGCAGGGTTCTGGCGCAAATGGCTGGATTTTTCCGGAGAAACCCCCGCGTGATCCGCGCCCTTACCGCAGCACTTGCCGCATGTTCCGCCCTCGCCGCCGTCCCCGCCGCCAATGCGCAGGGGAGCGACACACGCAGCT
This genomic interval from Paraurantiacibacter namhicola contains the following:
- a CDS encoding N-formylglutamate amidohydrolase, giving the protein MSDELFRQVGEPRPGGIVAVCDHASNVVPADIELGVDRALLDTHIAYDIGAGGVVDRLARRHDIAAHMACLSRLVVDLHREEDAAGVIPGSSDGHFIAGNIGADREARLSRFHRPYHDALGKWLDAAQPGLILSIHSFTPRLESDAGTDRPWEVGLLYNQDDSAARHAMRMFGEEGLTVGDNEPYSGKELNATMNRHAEAHGRPYLAIEIRNDLIRTEAEQARWAKLITDVAGRTLLALKSA
- a CDS encoding 4-(cytidine 5'-diphospho)-2-C-methyl-D-erythritol kinase, with translation MRETAYAKINLALHVRRRRADGYHELETVFAFVDGGDVLSAGPAQRDEVTMHGEFAPQITDPFGNLVSKALTALPRAQGLRIELEKSLPVAAGLGGGSADAGAVFRIVRELHGLPDDWQQRAAKLGADVPACVESVTCIGRGTGTELEPIESDMAGTPVLLVNPGIPLSTGPVFAAWDGTDRGALPEGPVSAVAQLGRNDLEAPAIGLVPEIGTVLAELRKTGAEIARMSGSGATCFATYRSHDVMREAADSLASSQPGWWQMQGRLR
- a CDS encoding electron transfer flavoprotein-ubiquinone oxidoreductase — protein: MSERESMPCDVVIVGGGVAGLAAAIRLKQVDENLEVVVLEKGSEIGAHILSGAVVDPKALDELLPEWRSMDCPMAETPVTDNWHWAMSKNGKTSLPHLAMPPLMSNKGCYTGSLGNLCRWMAEQAEGMGVMVFPGFPASEVMFDESGAVAGVVTQDMGIAADGSQKSDYQPGMEIQAKYTFFAEGARGNLTKKMKAQFDLEADCEPQVYGLGVKELWDIDPDKHEPGRVIHTQGWPLSESDTWGGGFLYHQANGQVALGFVTALDYKNPYVSPFQEFQRWKQHPAIREYLEGGKRVAYGARAINEGGWQSVPKLAFPGGALIGCAAGFVNVPRIKGSHTAMKSGMLAAEAAAAAIAGGHEKTELADYDANLRESWIATELKKVQNAQPLVAKYGGDIGTILAGADMWMRTIKIGLPIKMKHHRDYEELQRADLHTPIAYPKPDGEISFDRLTSVSYSYTNHAEDQPNHLKVKDLELQRSSELDVFAGPSTRYCPAGVYEWVTEGEAEPKFVINSQNCVHCKTCDIKDPNQNIEWTTPEGGGGPNYPNM